The sequence GCACAGAGACCGACGAGCAGCGAGAGCAGTCCGGGAGAGATTCGCTTGCTTATCTGGCTGACCGTCGAGACGTCGAGGACGGACGTGACTATCTGACCGGACTGCAGGAGCAGTCCGAGCGCGAACGCACCGAGAATCGCCGCGCCGAAGCCGAAGAACTGCTGTGCGAACCCGATACGAATCATCCGGCGGTCGTTCAGCGAGATGCCGACGCCGGCGATGAGCGCGGAGCCGACCTGCGGCGCGATGACCATGGCGCCGACGACGACGGCGGGCGAATCCAGAAGCAGACCCGACGCCGCGACGATGGCGCTGAACATCGTCATCGAGTAGTACGTCAGCTTGCTCCGGTGCATGTCGAGCGCCTTCGCGCGAATCTCCTCGCGCGCCACCGCGTCGTCCTCCTCGACGCCGGCGACGAACCGTTCTTCGAGTTCGTGGTAGTTGCGGGTTTTCGCCGTCTCGGCGCTGGCGATGACGGTGTACTCCCGGTCGTCGACGCCCGCGTCGCGGAGCTCGTCGATGACGTAGCCGACGGCCTGCGTCGGGAGCGGGAACTCGACGAGCACCGTGTCCTCGCGCTCCGTCGCGTTCTTCGTGACGACGAAGTCGATGTTCTCTGTCTCCAAAACGTCGACGACGTTCTGTTTGTTGGCCTCGTCGACGAGGAGTTTGATGAGCCGCATCTACTCCAAGAACACGCCTTCTCGCCTTGAGCGTGGCGGACAGTCGCATACGACGAAACGTTGTGTTCACGTCACTGTCGGGTCCGCAGGGGGAATCGGAACCACTACCCGCTCGGTCACGAACGTTCGGATATGACCCGAACGGTCCGAATCATCGGAGCACCGACCGACTACGGGGCGAACCGACGCGGCGTCGACATGGGGCCGTCGGCGATTCGCTACGCCGGTCTCGCCGAGCAACTGGAGAACGCGGGCGTCGTCCCCGAGGACGCGGGCGACCTGCCGGTTCCGCGCGCCGAGGAGCGCGACCCGGAAGTCGACCAACCGTCGCAGGGACACGCGAAGTTCCTCCGCGAGACCGAGGAGGTCTCGACTCGCCTCGCAGACGATGTCGCCGACGCCCTCGCCGACGGCGTGACGCCGCTGGTGCTCGGCGGCGACCACTCCGTCGCCATCGGGTCGCTCGTCGGCTCCGCGCGCGACGCCGACATCGGGGCCATCTGGTTCGACGCCCACGGCGACCTGAACACGCCGACGACGACGCCCAGCGGTAACGTCCACGGGATGCCGCTGGCGGCCGGTCTCGGCATCGCCGACTTCGGCGGCGTCGAGTGGGCGAACGCGCCGGGGCTCGACCCCGAGAACGTCGCCCTCGTCGGCCTCCGCAGCCTCGACGACGCCGAACGCGAACTCATCCGCACCACCGACCTCACGGCGTTCACCATGTCCGACATCGACGAGCGCGGCATCACCGACGTCGTCGACGACGCGCTCGACGTGGTCACCGACGGCACCGACGGCGTCCACGTCAGCCTCGACTTGGACTGGCTCGACCCCAAGGAGGCCCCCGGCGTCGGCACGCCCGTCCGCGGCGGCGTCAGCTACCGCGAAGCGCACTCGGCGCTGGAGACGGTCGCTCGGTCGGAGGCGATGCGCTCGCTCGAAGTCGTCGAGGTGAACCCCATCCTCGACGAACACAACGAGACGGCCGAGTTGGCGACGGAACTGGCCGCGAGCGCGCTCGGAAAGACGATTCTCTGACGACACAGCGTCACTCACCCTGAATACACAGACACCCCGTTTTTGCGGCTCTCCGTCGCTACTTTTCACGTGCGCCACGTCCACATCTTCGTCCCCGCCGAGGAGCGCCCGGCGGTCGAAGAGACGCTCTCGGAACTCGACGTCGACTACGCCGTCACGAGCGACGGCAGCGGTACCGAGGCGAAGGTTCTCTTCCAGTTTCCCGTCCCCGTCGACGGGGTTCGAGAGGTGCTCGAAGACCTTCACGACGCCGGGGTAGAGGAGGGGACCTACACCGTCGTCGGCAGCGCCGAGGCGGTGTTGACGCCGAACGTCGACCGGCTTCAGAAGCGGTACGCGCAGGACTTCACCCCGTTGGCGGAGTTCGAACTCCAGTCGAAAGCCGAGTCGTTGAGCCGCGACGACTACTCCTACGTCTGGATGCTGTTTCTCAGCGCCATCATCGCCACGGCGGGGTTGCTCATCGACTCGCCGGCCATCGTCGTCGGGTCGATGGTCATCGCGCCCATCATGGGGCCGATACTCACCGCGACGGTCGGCGCGACGACGAGAAACTGGGAGATGTGCGTCGCCGGCGTCCGCCAGCAGGTTCTCGGCCTCGGCGTCGCCGTCGTCGGCGCGACGGTCACCGCGTTCGCGCTGAAGGAACTCTCGCTCGTCTCGTCGACGCTCGCCCCCGCGAGCATCGAACTCGTCAGCCTCCGCCTCGCCCCCAGTTCGGTCGCCATCCTCGTCGGCGTCGCCGCCGGGGCCGCGGCGACGTTCGGCGTCACGACGAAGGGGCCGCTGTCGCTCATCGGCGTGATGGTCGCGGCGGCGCTCATCCCCGCGGCGGGCGTCACCGGCATCGGCGTCGCGTGGGGTGCGCCGCTGCTCGTGCTCGGGACGCTGTTGCTTCTGGCCGCGACGGTGCTCGCTATCGACGTCGCGATGATCGCCACGCTGTCGTTCTTGGGGTACCGCTCCAGCGTCGATAGCCTCCGCGGCTACCTGCAAAACGACGCCGTCAACGTGCCCGCCGTCGCGCTCGCGGCGCTGGTTCTCCTCGCGGGAGTGGGCGTCGTCACGGTCGGGACGGTCCAGCAGGTGAACTACCAGCGGACGGTGAACCAGCAGGTCGAAGAGGTGCTCGGGCAGCAGCGGTACAGCGACCTGCAGGCGACGAGCGTCAGCGTCCAGTACGCCTACCCGGTCGGCTTCGCGGAGCGAGAGACGGTGACCGTCACGGTCACGCGGACGACCGACCGGTCGTACTCGTCGCTTCCGAGCGAGATACAGCGGGAGATACGCGCCGAGACGGGACAGAACCCCGTCGTCCGCGTCCGGTTCGTCGACTACTCGCAGACGAACTACTCGTCGTCGGCGTCGGCGGTCGGCGTCTCTTCGGATTCGATATCTGACTCCGCCTCTTCGCCGACGCTCGCGGCCGGAATCACGTCGACGGCGGCGACGTAGTCGCCGTCGTCTAAGTCCATCACGATGACCCCCATCGTGTTGCGACCGTACTTCGAGATGTCGTCGACGCGGGTGCGCATTATCTGGCCGTCCTCGCTCATCACGAGCAGGTGGTCGCCGGAGGCGACGGCGTCGATGGCACAGACCGTCCCGTTGCGGTCGTTGGTTTTGATGTCGATGAGACCCTTGCCGTTTCGGGACTGTTTTCGATAGTCTTCGAGGTCGCTGCGTTTCCCGTAGCCGTTCTGCGTCACCGTGAGCAACCAGTCGTGCTGGCCGGGGTCGACCGCAGCGACGCCAGCCACCACGTCGCCGTCGGTGAGGCGGATGCCGCGGACGCCGCGGGCGCTGCGACCCATCGCGCGGACTTCGTCCTCGTCGAATCGGATGCTCATGCCGCCCTCGGTGGCGACGACGAGGTCGCGGTCGCCGTCTGTCACCTCGACGTCGACGAGTTCGTCGCCGTCTTCGAGGCGGATGGCGCGGATACCCGTCGAGAGGATGTTGGCGAAGTCGTCGACGGCGGTCCGCTTGGCGTAGCCGTCGCGGGTGACCATCGTGAGGAACTCGTCGTCGTCCATCTCGTCGGTGTTGACGACGGCCGTTATCTCCTCGTCGGCGTCGAGGTCGAGCAGATTGACCGCGGATTTCCCGCGGGCGGTCCGACCCATCTCCGGTATCTGGTACGTTTTCAGTTGGTAGACCTGCCCGTGGGTGGTGAAGACCAACAGGTAGTCGTGGGTGTTGGCGAAGAAAACGGAGGAGACGCGGTCGCCCTCCTTCAGGTCGGTCCCGATGATACCCTTCCCGCCGCGGCCCTGCGCGCGGAAGTCGGCGGCGGGCATCCGCTTGATGTAGTCGTCCTCGGTGACGACGACGACCATGTCCTCCTGGGGGATGAGGTCCTCGCGGGTGACCGTCCCGGTGTCTTCGATGAAACTCGTCCGGCGCTCGTCGCCGTACTCCTCCTTCACGTCGCGGAGTTCGTCTTTGATGACGCCGAGCAGTTCGGACTCGTTTTCGAGAATCTCGTTGAGACGCTCGATGGTCGCCTGCACCTCCTCGTACTCGTCTTCGATGGCCTCGGCCTCCATCGAGGTCAGCGAACCGAGCTGCATCGCGACGATGTGGTCGACCTGCGCCTCCGAGAAGTCGTACTCCGCTATCAGCGCCTCCTTCGCGTCGTCGCGGTTCTCGGAGTCGCGGATGAGGTCGACCACGTCGTCGACGTTCTCGAGCGCGGTCAACCGACCCTCGAGGATGTGCGCGCGGTCTTCGGCCTCCTCGAGGTCGTACTCGCTGCGGCGGCGCACGACCTCGCGGCGGTGGTCGACGTACTCCTCCAGCGTCTCCTTGAGGGTGAGCACGCGGGGTTCGCCGTCGACGAGCGCGAGGTTGATGACGCCGAACGTCGATTCGAGGTGGTGTTCGAGCAACTGGTTCTTCACAACCTCGGGCATGGCGTCGCGCTTCAGTTCGACGACGATGCGGATACCGTCGCGGTCGGACTCGTCGCGCAGGTCGCGGACGCCCTCTATCTTGCCCTCGTTGACGTTGTCGGCGATGCGCTCGACGAGTCGCGCCTTGTTCTCCTGGAACGGGAGTTCGGTGATGACGATGCGCTCGTCGTCTTCGACCTCGTACTCCGCGCGGACGCGGATGCGACCGCGGCCGGTTTTGTACGCCTGGTGGACGGCGTTGCGGCCGACGATGTTGGCGCCCGTCGGGAAGTCCGGCCCCTTGACGAACTCCATCAGGTCCTCGATGGTGCAGTCGGGGTTGTCGATGAGGTGAATCGTCGCGTCGATGACCTCCGCGAGGTTGTGCGGCGGGATGTTCGTCGACATCCCGACAGCAATCCCGGAAGAGCCGTTCACGAGGAGGTTCGGGAACGATGCGGGGAGCACGTCCGGCTCCTGCAGGCGGTCGTCGTAGTTCGCGCGGTAGTCGACGGTGTCCTTCTCGATGTCCGAGAGCAGTTCCTCGGCGATGGCGGACATGCGCGCCTCCGTGTACCGCATCGCCGCCGGCGGGTCGCCGTCGACGGAACCGAAGTTGCCCTGGCCGTCGACGAGCGGGTAGCGCATGGAGAAATCCTGCGCCATCCGGGCGAGCGCGTCGTAGATGGCGGAGTCGCCGTGCGGGTGGTAATCACCCATCGTCTCGCCGACGATAGAGGAGCTCTTTCGGTGCGAGGAGCGCGCGGTGACGCCCGCCTCGTGCATCGCGTAGAGGATGCGGCGGTGGACGGGTTTGAGGCCGTCGCGGACGTCCGGGAGGGCGCGGCCCGCGATGACCGACATCGCGTAGTCGATGTACGACTGCTCCATCTCGTCTTCGATTCGTGCGGTCTTGACGCGCGCGGCCTCCGCGTTCGCGTCCGGGTCGGGGAGTTCTGAACTCATGTATCAGATTAGATGTCCACCCACTCTGCGTCGGTGGCGTGGTCTTTGATGAACTGTTTTCGCGGTTCGACGGCGTCGCCCATCAGCACGTTGAACATGCGGTCGGCCTGGGCGGCGTCCTCGATGGTTATCTGTTTGAGGATGCGGTTCTCGGGCTCCATCGTCGTCTCCCACAGCTGCTCGGGGTTCATCTCGCCGAGCCCCTTGAACCGCTGGATGCGCGTCGGGTTGCCGTTGCACTTCTCTTCGACGATGCGCTCGCGCTCTTCCTCCGTCATCGCGTCGTACGTCTCGCCGCGGTAGCGGATGCGGTACAGCGGCGGTTGCGCCGCGTACACGTAGCCGGCCTCCAGAAGCGGCTTCATGTGACGGTACAGAAGCGTGAGGAGCAAAGTACGGATGTGCGCGCCGTCGACGTCGGCGTCGGTCATCAGGATGATCTTGTGGTAGCGGGCGTTCTCGATGTCGAACTCCTCGCCGATGCCCGCGCCGATGGCGGTGATGAGCGCACGCACCTCGTTGTTCTCCAGAATCCGGTCGAGACGGTGCTTCTCGACGTTGAGAATCTTCCCGCGGAGCGGGAGGATAGCCTGATTGTGCCGGTCGCGGCCCTGTTTGGCGCTCCCGCCGGCGGAGTCACCCTCGACGATGAACAGTTCGGACTCCGCGGGGTCGCGGGTCTGACAGTCGGCGAGTTTGCCGGGCAGCGCCGTCGATTCGAGCGCGCTCTTGCGGCGCGTCAGCTCTTCGGCCTTCTTCGCGGCTTTCCGGGCTTTGGCGGCCTCGGCGGCCTTGCGGATTATCGCCTGCGCCGTTCCCGGGTTCTCCTCGAAGTACGTCGAGAGGCGTTTGTGCGTCGCGCTCTCGACGATTCCTCGGACCTCGGAGTTGCCGAGCTTCGTCTTCGTCTGCCCCTCGAACTGCGGGTCGGGGTGTTTGACGGAGATGACCGCGGTGAGTCCCTCGCGGACGTCCTCGCCGCGGAGGTTGTCGTCCAGGTCGTCGATGAGTCCCTGCTTGCTCGCGTAGTCGTTGACGACGCGGGTGAGCGCCGTCTTGAACCCGGTGAGGTGGGTACCGCCCTCGCGGGTGTTGATGTTGTTGGCGAAGGCGTGGATGGAGCCCTGCAGCTCGTCGGTCGCCTGCATGGCGACTTCGACCTGGATGTTCTGGTCCTCGTCTTCGAAGTAGACGACGTCGTCGTGAAGTGCGGTCTTCGTCTCGTTGAGGTACTCGACGAACTCGCGGATGCCGCCGTCGTAGTAGAACGTCTCCGAGTCGTCGGAGCGCTCGTCGGTGAGCGTGATTTCGACGCCGGAGTTGAGGAAGGCGAGTTCGCGGAGACGGGTGGCGAGCGTCGAGAAGTCGAACTCCGTCGTCTCGAAGATGTCGGAGTCGGGCCAGAACTGGATGGTGGTTCCGGTGCTCTCGTCGGGGTCGAGGTCGCGGACGCGCTCGAACTCGCCTTGTTCGGGTTCGCCCCGGTCGAAGCGGTGCTTCCAGACGCCGCCGTCGCGCTTGATCTCGACCTCGAGCCAGTGAGAGAGCGCGTTGACGACGGAGACGCCGACGCCGTGGAGGCCGCCGGAGACCTGGTAGGATTTGTTGTCGAACTTCCCGCCGGCGTGGAGGACGGTCATGATGACCTCGACCGCCGGACGCTCGTACTGTTCGTGGGTGTCGACCGGGATACCCCGGCCGTTGTCGGAGACCGACACCGAGCCATCGTCGTGAATCGTCACCTCGATAGCGTCACAGTGGCCCGCGAGGGCTTCGTCGATGGAGTTGTCGACGACTTCGTAGACGAGATGGTGGAGTCCACGAACGTCTGTAGAACCGATGTACATCGCCGGACGTTTCCGGACGGCTTGCAGGCCCTCGAGGACCTGAATCTGCCCGGCGCCGTACTCGCTGTCTTGGGACATAGAATCTACCTCAGCTAAGATACCGGCCTCCTTAAAGCCCTCGCACGCGCGGGCGCGCGGACACCAAATAAACCACAGAGACGACGTTCGACGACCCGGCGTTCGGAGCGGACGGACGACGTTCGTCGCGTCCGAGCGCCGCTCGCTGTGACGATACCGAGATGACCTACGAATAGTTTTCGACTGTACGACCGACGAAACGACCCGACGCTCCGAGTCGCCTTTCGGCGGTCGCCCGTAACCGTCCGGAAGGTGGTTTCGGGCGTCGAACCCCCGGGGGAAGACCACCGACGACGCCACTCTTCGAATATCGTACTACTCGGTTGTGCGAGACACTTCGGAAGGCGAACCGTTCGGTGTGCGAACGGCTCTCACTCCGATTTTCACTTTCACCCTGGTCCCGAACAGGTTTTAACCGTCCCGTCGATAACTGGATTCACAGAATGACCTCGTTTCAGTCGACACTCGGCGACGAGGCGGGAATCGCCGACGAGCTGGCGCAGAACCAGCGGTCGATTTCCATCGCCGAGTTCTTCGAGAAGAACAAACACATGCTCGGCTTCGACAGCGGGGCCAGAGGGCTGGTCACCGCCGTCAAGGAGGCCGTCGACAACGCCCTCGACGCCACCGAAGAAGCCGGAATCGCCCCCGACATCTACGTCGAGATCGCCGAGGCGGGCGACTACTACCGCCTCGTCGTCGAGGACAACGGACCGGGCATCACCAAAGAGCAGGTGCCGAAAGTGTTCGGGAAACTACTGTACGGCTCTCGCTTTCACGCCCGCGAGCAGTCGCGCGGGCAGCAGGGTATCGGTATCTCCGCGGCCGTCCTCTACTCACAGTTGACGAGCGGGAAACCCGCCAAAATCACCTCCCGAACCCAGGGAAGCGCCGAGGCGCAGTACTTCGAACTCGTCGTCGACACCGACAAGAACGACCCCGAGATTCGCGAGTCGCGCGAGACCTCGTGGGACCGCCCGCACGGCACGCGCATCGAACTGGAGATGGAGGCGAACATGCGCGCGCGCCAGCAACTCCACGACTACATCAAGCACACGGCGGTCGTCAACCCCCACGCGCGCTTCGAGCTCCGCGAACCCGGCCTCGACGCGCCTCTCAAGTTCGAGCGCGCGACCGACCAGCTCCCCGCCAAAACCGAGGAGATTCGCCCGCACCCCCACGGCGTCGAACTCGGCACGTTGCTGAAGATGCTCGACTCGACGGACTCGTACTCGGTTTCGGGCTTCCTCCAGGAGGAGTTCACCCGCGTCGGACAGAAGACGGCGTCGAAGGTGCTCGACAACTTCCGCGACAACCACTTCGGCCGCGAGATGTCGTGGCCCGCCGTCGCCGACGCCGACGAACTCGAAGCCGAAATCGCCGACGCCGTCTCCGGGAAAGGTCCGGACGCGACGGCGAAGTTCGCCGGCGGCGTCGCCGACGTGCTGACCTCCCGCGAGCGGACGAGCCACTTCCAACTCGTCGACATCGTCGACAACGTCGCCGAGACGGTGCAGGAGGAGACCGGAAAGACGTTCGGCGAGACGGTTCGAGAGAACGCCGTCGGCGCCGCGTGGGCCGAACTGACCCGCCACGAGGAGACCGACGAGGGTACCGAGTCGGCGCTGGTTCCCTCGATACACGCCGCCGTCGACGAGGCGACGAGTACGCAGAAAGACGACGCGACGGTTCACGGCCTCGCAGAGCGCATCGCCCGGAAGTTCGCCGCGCTCGACGACGACAGACACCGCCTCTCGCGGAAGACGCTTCGAGCGCTCGTCGACGACGCCGCCGACGCCACCGTCGAGTACGACGACGCGACGTTCGGCGAGACGGCCCGCGAGAACGTCGTCGACGTGCTCTGGAACTCGATGCGGACGGTCCCCGACGACGCGCCGCCGGTGCGCGAGGTCGCAGACGACCGCGACGCCGCGAGCGACCTGCTCGAAGCGATGCGCGTCACCGACATCCTCGCGCCGCCGACGGAGTGTCTCTCGCCCATCACCGCCGAACTCGTCGAGGCCGGACTCCGGAAGGAGTACGACGCCGACTTCTACGCGGCGG is a genomic window of Haloprofundus halophilus containing:
- a CDS encoding DUF389 domain-containing protein translates to MRHVHIFVPAEERPAVEETLSELDVDYAVTSDGSGTEAKVLFQFPVPVDGVREVLEDLHDAGVEEGTYTVVGSAEAVLTPNVDRLQKRYAQDFTPLAEFELQSKAESLSRDDYSYVWMLFLSAIIATAGLLIDSPAIVVGSMVIAPIMGPILTATVGATTRNWEMCVAGVRQQVLGLGVAVVGATVTAFALKELSLVSSTLAPASIELVSLRLAPSSVAILVGVAAGAAATFGVTTKGPLSLIGVMVAAALIPAAGVTGIGVAWGAPLLVLGTLLLLAATVLAIDVAMIATLSFLGYRSSVDSLRGYLQNDAVNVPAVALAALVLLAGVGVVTVGTVQQVNYQRTVNQQVEEVLGQQRYSDLQATSVSVQYAYPVGFAERETVTVTVTRTTDRSYSSLPSEIQREIRAETGQNPVVRVRFVDYSQTNYSSSASAVGVSSDSISDSASSPTLAAGITSTAAT
- a CDS encoding DNA topoisomerase VI subunit B, with amino-acid sequence MTSFQSTLGDEAGIADELAQNQRSISIAEFFEKNKHMLGFDSGARGLVTAVKEAVDNALDATEEAGIAPDIYVEIAEAGDYYRLVVEDNGPGITKEQVPKVFGKLLYGSRFHAREQSRGQQGIGISAAVLYSQLTSGKPAKITSRTQGSAEAQYFELVVDTDKNDPEIRESRETSWDRPHGTRIELEMEANMRARQQLHDYIKHTAVVNPHARFELREPGLDAPLKFERATDQLPAKTEEIRPHPHGVELGTLLKMLDSTDSYSVSGFLQEEFTRVGQKTASKVLDNFRDNHFGREMSWPAVADADELEAEIADAVSGKGPDATAKFAGGVADVLTSRERTSHFQLVDIVDNVAETVQEETGKTFGETVRENAVGAAWAELTRHEETDEGTESALVPSIHAAVDEATSTQKDDATVHGLAERIARKFAALDDDRHRLSRKTLRALVDDAADATVEYDDATFGETARENVVDVLWNSMRTVPDDAPPVREVADDRDAASDLLEAMRVTDILAPPTECLSPITAELVEAGLRKEYDADFYAAATRDAEVHGGDPFIVEAGIAYGGELAAEGRVDLLRFANRVPLVYQRGACATTDVVKGIGWRNYGLDQPGGSGMPNGPAVIMVHVASTNVPFTSESKDALANIPAIEDEIELAIREAARELKSYLKKRRSMQQRRQKQNVLGKILPEMADKVSEVTGRERPNIDGAMARIMNNVSVERRVDGDEVTLSVRNYSDRSEELDITDIVSVEPQGLNGEASVVDLDGEWFVQWKPAVPSGETATLTYTVGADATFDIDVDGVETERLTVNA
- the rocF gene encoding arginase yields the protein MTRTVRIIGAPTDYGANRRGVDMGPSAIRYAGLAEQLENAGVVPEDAGDLPVPRAEERDPEVDQPSQGHAKFLRETEEVSTRLADDVADALADGVTPLVLGGDHSVAIGSLVGSARDADIGAIWFDAHGDLNTPTTTPSGNVHGMPLAAGLGIADFGGVEWANAPGLDPENVALVGLRSLDDAERELIRTTDLTAFTMSDIDERGITDVVDDALDVVTDGTDGVHVSLDLDWLDPKEAPGVGTPVRGGVSYREAHSALETVARSEAMRSLEVVEVNPILDEHNETAELATELAASALGKTIL
- the gyrB gene encoding DNA topoisomerase (ATP-hydrolyzing) subunit B; translated protein: MSQDSEYGAGQIQVLEGLQAVRKRPAMYIGSTDVRGLHHLVYEVVDNSIDEALAGHCDAIEVTIHDDGSVSVSDNGRGIPVDTHEQYERPAVEVIMTVLHAGGKFDNKSYQVSGGLHGVGVSVVNALSHWLEVEIKRDGGVWKHRFDRGEPEQGEFERVRDLDPDESTGTTIQFWPDSDIFETTEFDFSTLATRLRELAFLNSGVEITLTDERSDDSETFYYDGGIREFVEYLNETKTALHDDVVYFEDEDQNIQVEVAMQATDELQGSIHAFANNINTREGGTHLTGFKTALTRVVNDYASKQGLIDDLDDNLRGEDVREGLTAVISVKHPDPQFEGQTKTKLGNSEVRGIVESATHKRLSTYFEENPGTAQAIIRKAAEAAKARKAAKKAEELTRRKSALESTALPGKLADCQTRDPAESELFIVEGDSAGGSAKQGRDRHNQAILPLRGKILNVEKHRLDRILENNEVRALITAIGAGIGEEFDIENARYHKIILMTDADVDGAHIRTLLLTLLYRHMKPLLEAGYVYAAQPPLYRIRYRGETYDAMTEEERERIVEEKCNGNPTRIQRFKGLGEMNPEQLWETTMEPENRILKQITIEDAAQADRMFNVLMGDAVEPRKQFIKDHATDAEWVDI
- the gyrA gene encoding DNA gyrase subunit A; its protein translation is MSSELPDPDANAEAARVKTARIEDEMEQSYIDYAMSVIAGRALPDVRDGLKPVHRRILYAMHEAGVTARSSHRKSSSIVGETMGDYHPHGDSAIYDALARMAQDFSMRYPLVDGQGNFGSVDGDPPAAMRYTEARMSAIAEELLSDIEKDTVDYRANYDDRLQEPDVLPASFPNLLVNGSSGIAVGMSTNIPPHNLAEVIDATIHLIDNPDCTIEDLMEFVKGPDFPTGANIVGRNAVHQAYKTGRGRIRVRAEYEVEDDERIVITELPFQENKARLVERIADNVNEGKIEGVRDLRDESDRDGIRIVVELKRDAMPEVVKNQLLEHHLESTFGVINLALVDGEPRVLTLKETLEEYVDHRREVVRRRSEYDLEEAEDRAHILEGRLTALENVDDVVDLIRDSENRDDAKEALIAEYDFSEAQVDHIVAMQLGSLTSMEAEAIEDEYEEVQATIERLNEILENESELLGVIKDELRDVKEEYGDERRTSFIEDTGTVTREDLIPQEDMVVVVTEDDYIKRMPAADFRAQGRGGKGIIGTDLKEGDRVSSVFFANTHDYLLVFTTHGQVYQLKTYQIPEMGRTARGKSAVNLLDLDADEEITAVVNTDEMDDDEFLTMVTRDGYAKRTAVDDFANILSTGIRAIRLEDGDELVDVEVTDGDRDLVVATEGGMSIRFDEDEVRAMGRSARGVRGIRLTDGDVVAGVAAVDPGQHDWLLTVTQNGYGKRSDLEDYRKQSRNGKGLIDIKTNDRNGTVCAIDAVASGDHLLVMSEDGQIMRTRVDDISKYGRNTMGVIVMDLDDGDYVAAVDVIPAASVGEEAESDIESEETPTADADDE
- a CDS encoding DUF389 domain-containing protein, whose product is MRLIKLLVDEANKQNVVDVLETENIDFVVTKNATEREDTVLVEFPLPTQAVGYVIDELRDAGVDDREYTVIASAETAKTRNYHELEERFVAGVEEDDAVAREEIRAKALDMHRSKLTYYSMTMFSAIVAASGLLLDSPAVVVGAMVIAPQVGSALIAGVGISLNDRRMIRIGFAQQFFGFGAAILGAFALGLLLQSGQIVTSVLDVSTVSQISKRISPGLLSLLVGLCAGAAGAFGLATALPVSLVGVMIAAALIPAAAAVGIGLAWGLPSVYLGAGVLLVANAVAVNVSAFLVLWYLGYRPDSWTENTREVNNGDSAETDDRPQYLGAVVALLLLGGIFVGAGGLLVGQIGFDNDVNTAVEQVLEDDQYDELELTSMQTEVGMARHFGQTPEVTVVVLRPADESYPNLAETLRERIRQETGRDVAVSVEFREGQQAGQSSQSVRGPRPVPA